Proteins from one Acidihalobacter prosperus genomic window:
- a CDS encoding DNA cytosine methyltransferase: MLSAYGYAVAETTHDCGELGGLAQRRKRFLLVARHLEKVPPFIYEPPKRDLQAVGTVLGRMPLPGDMSAGSMHRVPRLAWKTWVRLAFVEAGKDWRSLNRLEVEDGLLRDYLIVPEYRSGYMGVRRWDQPTGVVQSESGPTNGAFSIADPRFSQSSLWNDGHAYGVRHWAEHSSTITSKLAAGSGYGSVADPRPPNRPLFSKYAVTRFDSHTGTVIGGDDSGAYAVADPRRAGPSFGKYLVTDWNRPAGTVLSGSTTGQGAFSVADPRPGMRREKGDHYLTGGHYGVVPWNEHSGAVSAAASHDNGRWGVAYPRIDALPAADEKLATIIRALDGTWHRPFTTLELAAIQSLIDPEEQLELDGLSDQAWRERIGNAVPPAAARAIGEEFGRTLLLAQTGETFQLSATPIWVRNMAVALTVAQRDEA, translated from the coding sequence TTGCTTTCTGCCTATGGCTACGCCGTAGCAGAGACGACGCACGACTGCGGTGAGCTAGGCGGGCTTGCTCAACGCCGCAAGCGCTTCCTTCTGGTCGCTCGGCACCTTGAGAAGGTGCCGCCGTTTATCTACGAACCTCCGAAACGCGATCTACAGGCGGTCGGAACGGTCCTTGGACGCATGCCGCTCCCGGGCGATATGTCCGCCGGTTCTATGCATCGGGTTCCCCGGTTGGCATGGAAAACCTGGGTCCGCCTTGCCTTCGTCGAGGCCGGAAAAGACTGGCGCAGCCTGAACCGTCTTGAGGTTGAGGACGGTTTGCTGCGCGACTATCTGATCGTGCCCGAATATCGATCGGGTTATATGGGCGTGCGTCGATGGGATCAGCCTACCGGTGTGGTGCAAAGCGAAAGTGGCCCGACCAACGGCGCATTCTCGATTGCCGACCCTCGATTCAGTCAGTCCTCTCTCTGGAACGACGGCCATGCCTATGGTGTCCGCCATTGGGCCGAACATAGCTCAACGATCACCAGCAAACTCGCCGCCGGCAGCGGCTACGGCAGCGTCGCCGATCCCCGGCCGCCGAACCGGCCTTTATTCAGCAAGTACGCGGTCACTCGATTCGACAGCCATACCGGTACCGTTATCGGAGGCGACGATTCCGGTGCGTATGCGGTTGCCGATCCTCGCCGCGCTGGCCCGAGCTTCGGGAAGTATCTCGTAACCGACTGGAACCGCCCTGCAGGTACGGTCCTGTCCGGCAGCACCACGGGTCAAGGCGCTTTTTCAGTGGCGGACCCGCGCCCGGGCATGCGCCGTGAGAAAGGCGATCACTACCTCACCGGTGGGCATTACGGTGTGGTGCCGTGGAATGAACACAGCGGCGCCGTGTCAGCGGCGGCCAGCCATGACAATGGCCGATGGGGCGTCGCATATCCCCGCATTGATGCACTGCCGGCGGCGGACGAAAAGCTGGCGACGATCATCCGCGCGCTGGACGGAACCTGGCATCGTCCCTTCACGACCCTCGAACTGGCCGCAATCCAGTCCCTGATAGACCCCGAAGAGCAACTTGAGCTCGACGGACTTTCGGATCAGGCCTGGCGCGAACGCATCGGCAACGCGGTACCGCCGGCAGCGGCCAGAGCCATCGGCGAAGAATTCGGCCGCACCCTTTTGCTCGCGCAGACCGGCGAGACGTTCCAACTGTCAGCGACACCTATTTGGGTCCGGAATATGGCTGTCGCTCTGACCGTCGCGCAGAGAGATGAAGCATGA
- a CDS encoding DUF1643 domain-containing protein → MIPLTETEGASTSNATFSKCRLYCYTLTRQWGTEVHITFIMLNSSTADEIKNDPTVERCERRARAMGFGGLRVANIFALRSTDPAALYQHLNPVGNDNDEAILKSAAGAGLVVCAWGKHGLLMNRSDQVKHLLKRNGITPSVLRLNKDGTPAHPLYIPYSVTPIPWEKALAS, encoded by the coding sequence ATGATTCCCCTCACTGAAACCGAGGGCGCGTCGACCTCCAATGCCACGTTTTCCAAGTGCAGGCTCTATTGCTACACCCTAACGCGGCAATGGGGTACTGAGGTGCACATAACCTTCATCATGCTCAACTCGTCAACTGCCGACGAGATCAAGAACGATCCGACCGTAGAGCGTTGCGAGCGGCGCGCCCGCGCCATGGGTTTCGGCGGACTGCGAGTGGCCAACATTTTCGCACTGCGCTCCACTGACCCGGCGGCGCTTTATCAGCACCTGAATCCGGTGGGCAATGACAATGACGAGGCCATTCTGAAGTCAGCGGCCGGCGCTGGCCTTGTTGTCTGCGCCTGGGGTAAGCACGGGCTGCTTATGAACCGCAGCGACCAGGTCAAGCACCTGCTCAAACGCAATGGCATCACGCCGAGCGTGTTGAGACTCAACAAGGATGGTACGCCGGCACATCCCCTGTATATCCCCTATTCCGTAACCCCCATCCCCTGGGAGAAAGCCTTAGCGAGTTAA
- a CDS encoding Fur family transcriptional regulator, producing MSDFARQPRLERSSVIALLREHDITPTQQRVEIGCLLFGGHQHVSADQVLARLSGARRGVSKATVYNTLGLFAEKGLLREVVVDPSKMFFDTNLDPHHHLYHLETGELEDIEAADVTINRMPALPETVDVAGVDVIIRVKPSAR from the coding sequence ATGTCCGATTTCGCCCGACAGCCCAGGCTCGAACGCTCCAGCGTGATTGCGCTGCTGCGCGAGCATGACATCACGCCGACGCAGCAGCGCGTGGAGATCGGCTGTCTGCTGTTCGGCGGCCATCAGCATGTTTCCGCTGATCAGGTGCTTGCTCGCCTGAGCGGCGCACGGCGCGGCGTTTCCAAGGCTACGGTGTACAACACGCTGGGATTGTTCGCCGAGAAGGGGTTGCTGCGCGAGGTCGTGGTCGACCCGAGCAAGATGTTCTTCGACACCAACCTGGACCCGCATCATCACCTGTATCACCTCGAGACCGGCGAGCTGGAGGATATCGAGGCGGCGGACGTGACCATCAACCGCATGCCGGCCCTGCCGGAGACGGTCGACGTGGCCGGGGTCGACGTGATCATCCGGGTCAAACCCAGCGCCCGTTGA
- the thiO gene encoding glycine oxidase ThiO, with the protein MDDCIIVGGGLIGMLTARELSTAGLAVRLIERGEPGREASWAGGGILSPLYPWRYPEAVTRLARYGQARYAALARRLCEDSGVDPEWEPSGLLMTDSDEQAEALAWADAQGVEMEWLDAEGVCRCEPALAPATGGLWMPGIAQMRNPRLVRALRESLVPAGIAVESNNPVRALRVTAGRIAGVDTEQGLRQAGQVVIAGGAWSAGLLDELGGAPPIRPVRGQMIVFRAEPGLLRRIVLRGDRYLIPRRDGRIVVGSTLEEVGFDKGTTDAALASLRDAARGLVPALADVPVEHQWSGLRPGSPDGVPVVAEHPRAGGLFVNAGHYRNGVVIGLGSVRVLADLMLGRAPSIDPKPYGYPSA; encoded by the coding sequence ATGGACGATTGCATCATCGTGGGCGGCGGCCTGATCGGCATGCTGACCGCCCGTGAACTCAGCACGGCGGGTCTTGCGGTGCGCCTGATCGAGCGCGGCGAGCCTGGCCGCGAGGCCTCATGGGCGGGCGGCGGGATTCTGTCTCCGCTGTATCCCTGGCGCTACCCTGAGGCGGTGACGCGCCTCGCGCGCTACGGCCAGGCCCGCTACGCCGCTCTGGCGCGGCGGTTGTGCGAAGACAGCGGCGTCGACCCCGAATGGGAGCCCAGCGGCCTGCTGATGACGGACAGCGACGAACAGGCCGAGGCGCTCGCCTGGGCGGACGCACAGGGCGTCGAGATGGAATGGCTCGATGCCGAGGGCGTGTGTCGCTGCGAACCGGCGCTGGCGCCCGCGACGGGTGGGCTGTGGATGCCCGGCATCGCGCAGATGCGCAACCCGCGCCTGGTCCGCGCCCTGCGCGAGAGCCTTGTTCCTGCCGGCATCGCGGTCGAGTCGAACAACCCCGTGCGCGCGCTGCGCGTGACGGCAGGCCGCATCGCCGGCGTGGACACGGAGCAGGGCCTGCGGCAGGCCGGGCAGGTGGTGATTGCCGGCGGCGCGTGGAGCGCCGGGCTGCTCGACGAGCTGGGCGGGGCGCCGCCGATCCGCCCGGTGCGCGGGCAGATGATCGTGTTTCGCGCCGAGCCGGGGCTGCTGCGACGCATCGTCCTGCGCGGCGACCGCTACCTGATTCCGCGCCGCGACGGCCGAATCGTCGTCGGCAGCACGCTCGAGGAGGTCGGCTTCGACAAGGGTACGACGGACGCGGCGCTCGCCTCGCTGCGCGACGCCGCGCGCGGGCTGGTGCCCGCGCTGGCGGACGTGCCGGTGGAGCATCAGTGGTCCGGGCTGCGCCCCGGCTCGCCGGACGGCGTGCCCGTGGTCGCCGAGCATCCACGCGCGGGCGGGCTGTTCGTGAATGCCGGGCATTACCGCAACGGCGTGGTGATCGGCCTCGGCTCGGTGCGGGTGCTCGCCGATCTGATGCTCGGGCGCGCGCCATCGATCGATCCGAAGCCCTATGGGTACCCGTCCGCATGA
- the atzF gene encoding allophanate hydrolase yields MRRDAEVGMAGTLNLAHLRRRYADEGATPEEVLREVLGRIEACTAQHVWVDLLPHDDLLLRARALGAMSAAQRAELPLFGIPFAVKDNIDVASYPTTAGCPEFAYTASRTATVVARLEAAGAMLIGKTNMDQFATGLVGTRSPYGACDNAVDPAYVSGGSSSGSAVAVACDLVSFSLGTDTAGSGRVPAACNGIVGLKPTRGLLSTAGVVPACRSLDCVAIFAQCVADAGTVLEIALGPDPRDPLSRYETLRPGRRALAAGGFRFGVPSDERLRFFEDAESQHLFESAVAQLQAMGGQRIEIDFTPFLNAGSLLYEGPWVAERLAAVGRFLHQRPQALLPVTRRILEEGLAYDAADTFVAQYRLAALRREAEAEMARIDVLITPTIGTQVMRAAVEADPMTANRELGYYTQFVNLLDQCAIAIPAGHRADGMPFGLSLVAPALADRDVMMLAARFLGERLPKVSAIDEQDDIRLAVVGAHLSGQPLNHQLTARGARLQRRCQTARAYRLYALRGTHPRKPGLVRSLPSGAGDAIEVEVWSLPTGEFGGFLREIPSPLCIGSVELEDGEWVQGFLCEPHALVNSEDITAYGGWRAYLHAVGT; encoded by the coding sequence ATGCGCAGGGATGCGGAAGTGGGCATGGCGGGGACGTTGAATCTCGCGCACCTGCGCCGGCGCTACGCGGATGAGGGCGCGACGCCCGAAGAGGTGCTGCGCGAGGTGCTGGGGCGCATCGAGGCGTGCACCGCGCAGCACGTCTGGGTGGACCTGCTGCCCCACGACGATCTGCTGCTGCGCGCCCGCGCGTTGGGTGCGATGAGCGCCGCGCAGCGCGCCGAACTGCCGCTCTTCGGCATCCCGTTCGCGGTCAAGGACAACATCGACGTCGCGAGCTATCCGACCACCGCCGGCTGCCCGGAATTCGCCTACACCGCCTCGCGCACGGCCACCGTGGTGGCGCGCCTGGAGGCGGCCGGCGCGATGCTGATCGGCAAGACCAACATGGACCAGTTCGCCACCGGCCTCGTCGGCACGCGCTCGCCCTACGGCGCTTGCGACAACGCCGTCGACCCGGCCTACGTCTCGGGCGGGTCGAGTTCCGGCTCGGCGGTCGCGGTGGCCTGCGATCTCGTCAGCTTCTCGCTCGGCACCGACACCGCCGGTTCCGGGCGCGTGCCGGCCGCGTGCAATGGCATCGTCGGTCTCAAGCCGACGCGCGGCCTGCTCAGCACCGCCGGCGTGGTGCCGGCCTGCCGTTCGCTGGACTGCGTGGCGATATTCGCCCAGTGTGTGGCCGATGCCGGCACGGTGCTGGAAATCGCCCTGGGGCCGGACCCGCGCGACCCGCTCAGCCGATATGAAACGCTACGGCCCGGTCGCCGTGCGCTCGCCGCCGGCGGTTTCCGCTTCGGCGTCCCGTCCGACGAGCGCCTGCGATTCTTCGAAGACGCCGAAAGCCAACACTTGTTCGAATCGGCCGTCGCGCAGCTGCAGGCCATGGGCGGGCAACGCATCGAAATCGATTTCACGCCCTTCCTAAACGCCGGCAGCCTGCTCTACGAAGGACCCTGGGTGGCCGAAAGGCTGGCCGCGGTCGGTCGCTTCCTGCACCAACGCCCGCAGGCCTTGCTGCCGGTTACCCGGAGAATCCTGGAGGAAGGCCTGGCGTATGACGCGGCCGATACCTTTGTCGCGCAGTATCGGCTTGCCGCTCTGCGGCGCGAGGCGGAAGCGGAAATGGCGCGCATCGATGTTTTGATCACGCCGACCATCGGCACACAGGTCATGCGTGCCGCCGTGGAGGCAGACCCGATGACAGCCAACCGGGAATTGGGTTACTACACCCAGTTCGTCAATCTGCTCGATCAGTGCGCCATCGCGATTCCCGCCGGTCATCGCGCCGACGGCATGCCCTTCGGCCTGTCCCTGGTCGCGCCGGCATTGGCGGATCGTGACGTGATGATGCTCGCCGCGCGCTTCCTGGGCGAGCGTCTACCCAAGGTCTCGGCAATCGATGAGCAGGACGACATCCGCCTGGCGGTGGTCGGCGCGCACCTGAGTGGTCAACCGCTCAACCACCAGCTCACCGCGCGCGGCGCCCGACTGCAGCGGCGCTGCCAGACCGCGCGCGCCTATCGTCTCTACGCCTTGCGTGGTACGCATCCGCGCAAGCCCGGCCTGGTGCGCAGCCTGCCTTCCGGTGCCGGCGACGCCATCGAGGTCGAGGTCTGGTCGCTGCCCACCGGCGAGTTCGGCGGCTTCCTGCGCGAAATTCCATCGCCGCTGTGCATCGGTTCCGTGGAGTTGGAAGACGGCGAGTGGGTACAGGGCTTCCTGTGCGAGCCGCACGCCCTGGTCAACAGCGAAGACATCACCGCCTACGGCGGCTGGCGCGCGTATCTGCACGCAGTCGGAACCTGA
- a CDS encoding MT-A70 family methyltransferase: protein MQDIDNDMHWHLRLGEASAAATRLANGKLHLPVRDSSGKIDPLGRWLNEQRRRYNHGTLSAQRREALEATGFDMNPVRGKASQKPRPTDGERVAQNGCRHVSSLDVLIREQXKYRVIYADPPWRYDNQGTRAATDNHYDTMSSADIAAMPIPDLADTDCFLHLWTTNGFLKDALDIMDAWGFDFKSQAVWVKPQMGLGNYWRLNHELLLLGRKGKPQWKARNLHSAVTFPRGKHSAKPEAFRTMIEQANDGPYLELFGRRAAPGWTVFGNQMSGDLVDRTYLVESPPCRLRTAIHD, encoded by the coding sequence ATGCAGGATATCGATAACGACATGCACTGGCACCTGCGCCTGGGCGAGGCCTCCGCGGCCGCAACCCGGCTCGCCAACGGCAAACTCCACCTTCCCGTACGCGATTCATCCGGGAAAATAGACCCGCTCGGACGCTGGCTTAACGAACAGCGGCGCCGATACAACCATGGCACGCTCAGCGCCCAGCGCCGAGAAGCGTTGGAAGCGACGGGCTTCGACATGAATCCGGTACGCGGCAAGGCTTCGCAAAAGCCTCGCCCGACGGACGGCGAACGTGTCGCTCAAAACGGATGCCGCCACGTATCCAGTCTCGACGTGCTCATCCGCGAACAGYGCAAATACCGCGTCATCTACGCCGATCCGCCCTGGCGCTACGACAACCAGGGCACCCGCGCGGCGACCGACAACCACTATGACACCATGAGCAGCGCGGATATCGCCGCCATGCCGATACCCGATCTCGCGGATACCGACTGTTTTCTTCATCTCTGGACAACGAACGGGTTCCTGAAAGATGCGCTCGACATCATGGATGCCTGGGGATTCGACTTCAAAAGTCAGGCGGTGTGGGTTAAGCCGCAGATGGGGCTGGGCAATTATTGGCGATTGAATCACGAACTGCTGCTACTCGGCCGAAAAGGCAAGCCGCAGTGGAAAGCCCGCAACCTGCATAGTGCGGTGACCTTTCCGCGCGGCAAGCACAGCGCCAAGCCGGAAGCGTTTCGAACCATGATCGAACAGGCCAACGACGGTCCCTACCTCGAACTGTTCGGACGCCGCGCCGCACCGGGCTGGACCGTGTTCGGCAATCAGATGTCTGGCGATTTGGTCGACAGAACCTATCTGGTCGAGTCGCCGCCTTGTCGCCTTCGCACAGCCATCCATGACTGA
- a CDS encoding site-specific integrase, which translates to MATIRKRGNGWRAEVYRNGRRRSKTFHTKAQAQSWALQVEVELDDLQMGRIPADKTIRDLWQRYLHEVSPGKRGERWERLRLEALCRDDSLADVPLRELSPQAISAWRDRRLRQVLPATVLREWNLLSNAFNIGLQEWGWVAENPMTRVRKPATPAARDRRLTQDEIDRLVVASGYTDEQPPETLTARVGATMLFAIETAMRAGEIAGLIWGHVHVERRYVHLPLTKNGKPRDVPLSTRALELIERMRPLTGEHENNPVFGLSPRQIDVLFRKIKKKVGIEDLHFHDTRREALSRLAAKFDVMDLAKISGHQDLRILQNVYYAPKVDDLVSKMD; encoded by the coding sequence ATGGCCACGATCCGAAAGCGCGGGAACGGATGGAGAGCGGAGGTCTATCGCAACGGCAGACGCCGGTCGAAGACCTTTCACACCAAAGCCCAGGCCCAGTCATGGGCTCTGCAGGTCGAGGTCGAACTCGACGACCTACAGATGGGCCGGATTCCAGCCGACAAGACCATCAGGGACCTATGGCAGCGCTACCTGCACGAGGTCTCGCCAGGCAAGCGGGGCGAGCGATGGGAACGGCTGCGTCTGGAAGCTCTCTGCCGGGATGACTCGCTCGCTGACGTACCGCTGCGCGAGCTATCTCCACAGGCGATCTCGGCCTGGCGCGACCGACGGCTTCGGCAGGTCCTGCCGGCTACCGTGCTGCGCGAATGGAATCTGTTGAGCAACGCCTTCAACATCGGCCTGCAAGAATGGGGCTGGGTGGCGGAAAACCCAATGACCCGTGTGCGCAAGCCGGCAACGCCGGCCGCGCGAGACAGACGGCTCACACAGGATGAAATCGACCGTCTGGTGGTGGCATCAGGCTACACGGATGAACAACCGCCAGAGACGCTCACGGCCCGCGTAGGCGCCACGATGCTGTTCGCCATCGAAACCGCCATGCGAGCAGGCGAGATCGCGGGTCTGATCTGGGGTCACGTCCATGTCGAAAGGCGTTATGTGCATCTGCCCCTGACCAAGAACGGGAAGCCGCGGGACGTGCCTCTGTCGACGCGCGCGCTCGAACTCATTGAACGAATGCGACCGCTGACGGGCGAGCATGAGAACAACCCCGTATTTGGCTTGTCGCCCCGCCAAATCGATGTGCTGTTTCGCAAGATCAAAAAGAAAGTGGGTATCGAGGATTTGCACTTCCACGATACTCGGCGCGAGGCGCTGTCCAGGCTGGCCGCGAAGTTCGATGTCATGGATCTGGCCAAAATATCAGGCCACCAGGACCTGCGCATCCTGCAGAACGTGTACTACGCGCCCAAGGTGGACGATCTGGTCAGCAAGATGGATTAA
- a CDS encoding DUF929 family protein, with protein MIKRSLLVFLLLLPVVAWASPAYDEPLSSAVMHLLQTASQRGLVLRSAPAYTAMQAIDARPAPGSPNVRYVGADFCPYCAALRWPLTIALMRFGSFQGLRAMLSSPGDVYPDTPTLTFAQAEFKSPYITFSPTEVRTREGLPLQPLIGRDREVFAHYDTTPYTSHVGGIPFLYIGGRWLLLGAPVNPALFAHLTWHKIAGKLANPKSALARAVLPQANLITAAICSVDGQRPSAVCQSTGVRRAANVLP; from the coding sequence ATGATCAAGCGATCACTGCTCGTTTTTCTGCTGCTCCTTCCCGTTGTCGCATGGGCTTCGCCGGCTTACGACGAGCCTCTTTCCTCAGCCGTGATGCATCTGCTGCAGACCGCCTCGCAGCGAGGTCTCGTCTTGCGATCGGCGCCCGCCTACACGGCGATGCAGGCCATCGACGCCCGGCCGGCGCCGGGTAGCCCGAACGTGCGCTACGTGGGCGCCGACTTTTGCCCCTATTGCGCCGCGCTGCGTTGGCCGCTGACCATCGCCTTGATGCGCTTCGGCTCCTTTCAGGGGCTGCGCGCCATGCTGTCCAGCCCCGGCGATGTTTATCCGGATACGCCAACGCTGACCTTCGCGCAAGCTGAATTCAAGAGCCCCTATATCACCTTTTCCCCTACGGAAGTCCGTACGCGAGAAGGTCTGCCGCTACAGCCGCTGATTGGCCGCGATCGCGAGGTGTTCGCCCATTACGACACCACTCCCTATACCTCCCATGTTGGGGGGATTCCGTTCCTTTATATCGGCGGCCGATGGCTGTTGCTCGGCGCACCCGTCAACCCAGCCCTGTTCGCACATCTGACGTGGCACAAAATCGCCGGGAAGCTCGCCAACCCGAAATCCGCCCTCGCCCGCGCCGTCCTGCCGCAGGCCAATCTGATCACGGCAGCCATCTGTTCTGTCGACGGCCAGCGTCCGTCCGCCGTCTGCCAGTCCACCGGCGTGCGGCGCGCAGCCAACGTATTGCCTTGA
- a CDS encoding adenosine deaminase: MDTGILIERLPKVELHVHIEGTLEPEQLFAFARRNGVSVRYPDVEALRAAYRFHDLQSFLDLYYEGCAVLLAEQDFYELTLAYLRRAAAQGVVHTELFFDPQSHTHRGVAFATVFDGISRALAEGERSLGITSRLILCFLRHLDEADAFDTLRQAEPYLDRIVAVGLDSSEVGHPPSKFERVFAAAREHGLLTVAHAGEEGPPEYIREALDLLKVSRIDHGVRCLEDDALVERLVAERMPLTVCPLSNVRLGGFAEMRDHPLKRLLDRGLCATVNSDDPAYFGGYMTENFTATQAALGLTADDILTLGRNAIEAAFLDADARERLLARVAQSAA, encoded by the coding sequence ATGGACACCGGAATCCTGATCGAGCGCCTGCCCAAGGTGGAGCTGCACGTGCACATCGAGGGCACGCTCGAACCCGAACAGCTGTTCGCATTCGCGCGCCGCAATGGCGTCAGCGTGCGCTATCCCGACGTGGAGGCGCTGCGCGCGGCCTACCGGTTCCACGACCTGCAGTCCTTCCTCGACCTCTACTACGAGGGTTGCGCGGTGCTGCTCGCCGAGCAGGACTTCTACGAGCTGACGCTCGCCTACCTCAGGCGGGCGGCGGCGCAGGGCGTGGTCCATACCGAGCTCTTCTTCGATCCGCAAAGCCACACCCATCGGGGTGTGGCCTTTGCCACCGTATTCGACGGCATCAGCCGGGCGCTGGCCGAGGGCGAACGCAGCCTCGGCATCACCTCCCGGCTGATCCTCTGCTTCCTGCGTCACCTCGACGAGGCCGACGCCTTCGACACCTTGCGCCAGGCCGAGCCTTACCTAGACCGCATCGTCGCGGTGGGCCTCGACTCCAGCGAGGTCGGGCATCCGCCGTCCAAGTTCGAGCGCGTGTTCGCCGCCGCCCGCGAGCACGGCCTGCTGACCGTCGCGCATGCCGGCGAGGAAGGCCCGCCCGAGTACATCCGGGAGGCGCTGGACCTGCTCAAGGTCTCGCGCATCGATCACGGCGTGCGCTGTCTGGAGGACGACGCGCTGGTCGAACGCCTGGTCGCCGAGCGCATGCCGCTGACCGTATGCCCGTTGTCCAATGTGCGCCTTGGCGGCTTCGCCGAGATGCGCGATCACCCGCTCAAGCGGCTGCTCGACCGCGGCCTGTGCGCCACGGTCAATTCCGACGACCCGGCCTATTTCGGCGGCTACATGACCGAGAACTTCACCGCCACGCAGGCCGCGCTCGGGTTGACCGCGGACGACATCCTGACGCTGGGGCGCAACGCGATCGAGGCGGCCTTCCTCGACGCCGACGCACGTGAGCGATTGCTTGCGCGGGTGGCGCAGAGCGCCGCCTGA
- a CDS encoding BMP family ABC transporter substrate-binding protein, with product MSSRRDFLKGMGALAAAGALGGLPGRSMASEYYRIPLKKPLKVGFVYVDPIGDIGWTYQHELGRKYMDKMLAGKVVSNYVADVAEAKSEPVIRRLAQTGHQLIFTTSFGYMDPTLKVAKEFPHVIFEQATGFKTAPNMGNYNGRFYEAQYLTGLVAGAMTKTDKIGFILPFPIPEVYRVVDAFTIGLHETNPKATVKTVWVNTWYDPSKEREAALTLAASGCDVIATHTDSPAPMQVAESKGIYAFCQDSDQKQYGPHAQLTGVVDDWAPYYYETARKVLEGKWKSGSVWGGLKSGMVQLAPLNPAIPKPVADLVYKRKKAIEDGSFAIFKGPLYDQKGTLKVPAGKTLTDNDLLGLQWFVKGVEGQSS from the coding sequence ATGAGTTCACGTCGTGATTTCCTCAAGGGCATGGGCGCCCTGGCCGCGGCCGGCGCCCTGGGTGGTCTGCCGGGGCGCAGCATGGCCAGCGAGTACTACCGCATTCCGCTGAAGAAGCCGCTCAAGGTCGGTTTCGTCTACGTCGATCCGATCGGCGACATCGGCTGGACCTATCAGCACGAACTCGGCCGCAAGTACATGGACAAGATGCTCGCCGGCAAGGTCGTGTCCAACTACGTGGCCGACGTTGCCGAGGCCAAGTCGGAGCCGGTGATCCGCCGTCTGGCGCAGACCGGGCATCAGCTGATCTTCACCACCTCCTTCGGCTACATGGACCCCACGCTCAAGGTCGCCAAGGAATTCCCGCACGTGATCTTCGAGCAGGCCACCGGCTTCAAGACCGCGCCGAACATGGGCAACTACAACGGACGTTTCTACGAGGCGCAGTACCTCACCGGGCTGGTCGCGGGCGCGATGACCAAGACCGACAAGATCGGCTTCATCCTGCCGTTCCCGATCCCCGAGGTGTACCGCGTGGTCGACGCCTTCACCATTGGCTTGCACGAAACCAACCCCAAGGCCACGGTCAAGACCGTGTGGGTGAACACCTGGTACGACCCGTCCAAGGAGCGCGAGGCTGCGCTGACCCTGGCTGCTTCCGGCTGCGACGTGATCGCCACGCATACCGATTCCCCGGCGCCGATGCAGGTGGCCGAGAGCAAGGGTATCTACGCCTTCTGCCAGGATTCCGACCAGAAGCAGTACGGCCCGCACGCGCAGCTGACGGGTGTGGTCGACGACTGGGCGCCCTATTACTACGAAACCGCGCGCAAGGTACTCGAGGGCAAGTGGAAGTCCGGCTCGGTGTGGGGCGGCCTCAAGTCCGGCATGGTGCAGCTCGCGCCGCTCAACCCGGCAATCCCCAAGCCCGTCGCCGATCTCGTGTACAAGCGCAAGAAGGCCATCGAGGATGGCAGTTTTGCGATCTTCAAGGGGCCGTTGTACGACCAGAAGGGCACGCTGAAGGTGCCTGCCGGCAAGACGTTGACGGATAATGACCTGCTTGGCCTGCAATGGTTCGTCAAGGGGGTCGAGGGGCAGTCGAGCTGA